A part of Aegilops tauschii subsp. strangulata cultivar AL8/78 chromosome 2, Aet v6.0, whole genome shotgun sequence genomic DNA contains:
- the LOC109771991 gene encoding chitinase 5: MAKSPMAILALGLAALVLSGAGLVAAQNCGCQPNECCSKYGYCGTDASYCGQDCRSGPCTASGGGSGDPVESVVTDAFFDGIKSQAADGCPGKSFYTRQFFLDGAQANPDFGKGSTSDDGKREIAAFFAHFTHETGHMCSIEENEGASKDYCDETNTQWPCTPGKAYYGRGPLQLSWNYNYGAAGESTGFDGLNSPETVAQDQALTFKAAFWFWMTNVHQAVPSGFGATTRAINGDVECDGKKPDLVSARAGYYTDYCQQFGVDPGNNLTC; encoded by the exons ATGGCGAAGTCGCCCATGGCGATCTTGGCTCTCGGGCTAGCAGCACTAGTCCTATCCGGCGCCGGGCTGGTGGCCGCGCAGAACTGCGGCTGCCAGCCGAACGAGTGCTGCAGCAAGTACGGTTATTGCGGGACCGATGCCAGCTACTGCGGACAAGATTGTCGGTCGGGCCCGTgcacggcgagcggcggcgggagCGGCGATCCCGTGGAGAGCGTCGTCACCGACGCGTTCTTTGACGGGATCAAGTCCCAGGCCGCCGACGGGTGCCCCGGGAAGAGCTTTTACACGCGCCAGTTTTTCCTGGACGGCGCCCAGGCGAACCCCGACTTCGGCAAAGGCAGCACCAGCGACGACGGCAAGAGGGAGATAGCCGCCTTCTTCGCCCACTTCACCCACGAGACCGGAC ACATGTGCTCCATCGAGGAGAACGAAGGGGCGAGCAAGGATTACTGCGACGAGACGAACACGCAATGGCCGTGTACCCCGGGGAAGGCGTACTACGGGCGCGGGCCGCTGCAGCTGTCGTGGAACTACAACTACGGGGCGGCCGGGGAGAGCACCGGGTTCGACGGGCTCAACAGCCCGGAGACGGTGGCGCAGGACCAGGCGCTAACGTTCAAGGCGGCGTTCTGGTTCTGGATGACCAACGTGCACCAGGCCGTGCCCAGTGGGTTCGGCGCGACGACCAGGGCAATCAACGGTGACGTGGAGTGCGACGGCAAGAAGCCAGACTTGGTGAGCGCGCGGGCGGGCTACTACACGGACTACTGCCAGCAGTTCGGCGTCGACCCAGGGAACAACCTCACTTGCTAG